The DNA segment TGAATGGAAACAGGTGATCCGCGCGACGCTATTTGCCGAGCCGAGTGGTGAGCCGATGGGCAAGAGGCACTAGGCAAGCTATTCCTCGGAATACGACAACACGGCTTGCGCGGGTCTGCGTCCGAGGAATAAAATACCTTCATGGCTAAGCAGATCATCTTCGTTCAGGGAGCCGGCGAAGGCGTTCACGCTCGCTGGGACAGCAAGCTTGTGGCGAGCCTTGAGCGCGAACTCGGTGAAACCTATGCCGTCCGCTATCCCCAAATGCCTGGAGAGGACGATCCTGACTACGCGGCCTGGCGGGCTGAGCTGATAAGCGAATTCGACCTATTGGAGGACGGAGCAATTCTGGTGGGCCACTCGATCGGCGGGACGATCTTGATCCATGTGCTTGCCGAGCAGCCGCCGAAATTCAGGCCTGGCGGACTGTTTTTAATCGCAGCGCCCTTTATCGGTGAAGGAGGGTGGCCGAGCGATGACATGGACGATCGCAAGGATTTCTCAGAACGCCTCCCGCCCGGCATTCCCGTCTATCTCTATCACGGTGCGGACGACGACATCGTGCCAACCGCCCATGTTCATCTCTATGCGAAAGCACTTCCGCATGCTGTGGTCCGCGTGTTCGAGGGCAGGGATCACCAGCTCGACAACGATATGAGCGACGTCGCGCGGGACATCCGATTACTGGACTAAGCTCAGGGCACGCGGCCAGCTTCCAAAATCACCAGCCTGGCAGAATATGTCCGGCGCGCAGGCGCGGATAGTAGCGCGTGAAGGTCTTCACGTCGCCCTCGAGATCGTCATCGACCGCTGCCGGCGTAATGTTGTCGAGGCAGGCGGAGATGTGGGCGGTGATGGCGTTCATCAGCGACACCGAAAGGCCCGGCCGCTTCATGATGCCGATCTGCACCGGCGGCAGCGGCGGGAAGCCATCCGCCTGGCTCAGTACCTTCATGCCGGTGCGTAGAGCCGATTCTGGCATGACCGAGACCGCCATGCCGGCAAGCACGGCTGCGGCAACCACTGTGCAGGACCAGCTGGTGAACAGAATCTGATAGTCGCGGCCGCCGGCATCGAGCGCCGAGCAGGCAAGTTGACGCCATTGACAGTCGCGCCGCCCGACGGCGAGCGGAATCGGCGCATCGTCGCGCAGCGGATGGTTGGCCGAACCGACCCAGCAGAGCGGCTCGGTGCGCACGACATCGGACATTCTTTCGCGCGGATTGTGGGTCACCAGCGCAATATCGAGCTCGCCGCGATGCATGCGTTCGGCGAGATCGACCGAAGGTTCGCAGACAATATAGAGCTCGACATTCGGATGCGTCTTGGCGAAGCGGCCGATGATCTCGGGCATGTAGCGGTCGGCATAATCGTCCGGCGTGCCGATGCGCAGCGTGCCTTCGAGCCTGTTGTCGTCGAATGCGGCGATCGCCTCATTGTTCAGGCGGATGATGCGGCGCGCATAGTTGAGCAGCTTTTCGCCTTCCGCCGTCAGCCGGTTGCCGCGGCCGTCCTTGATGAAAAGCTGCTTGCCGACGCGCTCCTCCAGCCGGCGCATCTGCATGGAGACCGCCGACTGCGTCTTGAAGACCCGGTCAGCCGCTTTGGTGAAGCTGCCGGAATCCACGATGGCGATGAAGGTCTGCAACTGATCGATATCAAGCGGCGCGGCCATGATCTCACCTATAAAAGAGTTTGATAATTATCATTAGAAACATTCGTTGGACTGATCAATAGGGATTTGGCATCTTCCCAATGCAAATCAGCATACCAATCGACAGACCTCCTGCCGAATTCCTCCCAACCTCGCTCCTTCTCCGGGTCTCCGGGAAGGGGCTTGGCCAGCGTGTGCCTGAACGAAAGGACCATGGAAATGCGCACGACAGATCAGACATTACATCTCGGCCACGCAAGGCCGTCGCTGCCTTTGACGGCACGCCTGACGCTTGCTTTCCATAAGATGGCATCCGTCTGGCGCGCGCTCCGCAACCGCCGCGAGATCAATTATCTGAGTGAGCTGAACGACAGCCAATTGATGGACATCGGCTTGACGCGCCTTGACGTCACATTGGCGCTCAACACGTCGACCTTCTTTGAAGATCCGTCCAGCCATCTGACCAACTCCGCGCGTCGCCGGACGCGCTTCTTCGGCCTTACTCGCTGAGGCCGGTTAAACGTTTCCCCGCAGGGTGATAGCCAATAAGCCCTGCCTCTTACCCGGTGTTCGGTTCCCAACCGACACCGGGTTTTTTCTTTTTGGAGAATTGTTTCGCCCCGTCGAAAGATGATCGGGGAAATTGCCATGTCTTTCGAATGCCTTATGTTACGATCGAGCTAAAATGCGAGGCTGTGGTAATGGCAACGGTGATCCTCTTCCATTCCGTTTATGGTTTGCGCCCGCTCGAACTGGACGCTGTCGAGCGCCTACAGGCGGCAGGGCACAAAGCGTTCGCGCCCGATCTCTATGACGGCTGGGTCGCCAGCTCGATCGACGAAGGCTTCGAGCTGAAGGATGAGATCGGTTGGCCGACCATCTGCGAGCGGGCAGAATGGGCAATGGCCGGCCTGCCGCCATCAACGGTTCTGGGTGGATTCTCCATGGGTGCGGCGGTTGCGGCAAGCCTTTGGCCGAAGCGGCTCCAGACCGCCGGCGTGCTCTTCCTTCACAGCATCGCCCAAATCCCGGAAAACGCCCGCGAGGGCTCGCCCATACAGGTCCATCTTGCCGATCCGGATCGTTTCGAGCCTGCGGAAGATGTTGCCGCGTGGCGATCCGCAGCCGCGCGGTCAAAACTCGCGGCCGATGTCTTCACCTATCCCGGCGCAGGCCACCTTTATACCGACGCCAGCCTGCCCGATTACGATGCCAAGGCGGCCGACCTTACATGGAGCCGCGTTATTCATTTCCTCGACGCTCTCTAACGCTCCACCTTGAACCGGAAGCGGTTACTGCTTAGGTTATCTCCCGTCAGCCATACCAACAGGATGTGTGCCATAATGGATTTCAACCCGATCGCAACGTCATCTCGCCTTGCCATCGGGGAATATCCTATCCATGCCTGCATCCATCACTCTGTCCAATCTTTCATGGTCGACGCCTGACGGCCGGCCGCTTTTCTCCAATCTTGATCTGAGTTTCGGCGCCGAGCGTGCGGGCCTCATCGGCCGCAATGGCGTCGGCAAGACCACGCTTCTCAAGCTTATTGGCCGGGAATGGCAGCCTCAATCCGGGGCGATATCCTTCAGCGGTAGTCTCGGCATCCTGCGCCAAAGCGTCCAGGTCGAGGCCGGCGAAACCGTGGCAGATCTCTTCGGGGCGACCGAAGCGCTGGCGGTTCTTTGCCGTGCCGAAGCAGGCGAGGCGACTGCGGAGGAGCTTGCTGCGGCGGACTGGACGCTGGAGATGCGCATCGCTACCGCCCTCGATCGTGCCGGTCTCGCTGCCGCACCCGAGAGCCGCCTCGAGGCCTTGTCAGGCGGGCAGCGTACACGCGCCGGTCTTGCTGCGCTGATCTTCACCAATCCCGATTTTCTCATTCTGGACGAACCGACGAATAATCTGGATCGCGACAGCCGTAAGGCCGTGATCGAACTGCTCGCAAATTGGCGGGCGGGCGCGATCGTCGTCAGCCATGATCGGGAATTGCTCGACACGGTGGATGCCATTGTCGAGCTGACCTCGCTCGGCGCGACGCGCTATGGCGGCAACTGGAGCCAATATCGCGAGCGCAAAACCTTGGAGCTTGCGGCGGCCGAACACGACCTCGCCGATGCCGAGAAGCGGGTCGCCGAGGTTGCCCGCAGCGCGCAGGCAACCTTGGAACGGCAGGCGCGAAGGGACGGTGCCGGCAAGAGGAAGGCTGCCAAGGGCGGCATTCCGCGTATCATGCTGGGCGGACTGAAAGAACGGAGCGAGATGACGGGCGGTGAAAATGCCCGCCTCGCGGAACATCGGCGCGCACGGGCACTCGAAGACGCCGCCGCCGCTCGCGAGCGCATTGAAATCCTCCAGCCCCTGTCCGTCAGGCTTCCGCCGACCGGACTTCCCGCAAACAAGGTCGTTCTGAAGATGGACGGCGTGACCGCCGGCTATCGCCCAGGCCAGCCGATCATCAGCGATCTCTCTTTTGACATTACAGGCCCGGATCGCATCGCCGTCACCGGTCAGAACGGTTCGGGCAAGACGACATTGCTGGGGCTGATCTCGGGTGAGCTACAGCCATGGGCCGGGACGATTCGGGTCATGACCTCCGTTTCCATGCTCGACCAACGGGTAAGCCTTCTCGATCCGTCGTTGTCGATCCGCGACAATTTCCGGCGGATAAACGCGCAAGCGGATGAAAATGCCTGCCGCGCGGCGCTCGCCCGGTTCATGTTCAGGGCAGATGCCGCACTTCAGATCGTATCCACTCTGAGCGGCGGGCAGTTGCTACGCGCCGGGCTTGCCTGCGTCCTCGGCGGACCGGCGCCGCCGTCGTTGCTGATCCTCGACGAACCGACAAATCATCTCGATATCGATTCGATCGCCGCGGTCGAAGCCGGACTGCGCGCCTATGACGGCGCGCTTCTCGTGGTCAGTCACGATGAGGTTTTTTTGGAGGGCATTAAGATATCGCGGCGGCTGGAACTGCCTGCGGGACTGTCGAGGGAGATCTCGGTCGTAGAATGAGGAAGTGGGATTGGCGTAGGGACGCCCTTGTTCCGCCACGAGCGAGGGCGTCCCCAAACCATTTCCAATTGCCCGTTACGCGGCGCCGACGCTTGCGATCCGGTCCAGCTCCGCGATCTCATGATCCGGCAGCACGAGCTCGGCGGTGGCAAGGTTCTGCCGCAGGTGCTCGAGAGAGGAGGTGCCGGGGATCAAAAGGATGTTTGGCGCGCGTTGCAGCAGCCAGGCCAGCGCCACCTGCATGGGTGTGGCGCCGAGGCGGGCGGCAACATCCGAGAGGGTGGAGGATTGCAACGGGGTAAAGCCGCCGAGCGGAAAGAACGGCACATAGGCGATGCCGTCGCGGGCAAGTTCGTCTATGAAGGCGTCGTCGTCCCGATGCGCCAGATTATATTGGTTTTGCACGCAGACGATCTCGGTAATCCCTTGGCCTTCCGCCACCTGTTTGGCCGTGACGTGGCTCAGGCCGATATGACGTATCAGGCCCTGCCGCTGCAGGTCAGCCAGGATCGTCAATGGCGCTTCGATTGATCCTTCGGCTGGGTGATGAATATCGAACATGATGCGAAGGTTAACGACGTCGAGCACGTCCAGCCCCAAATTGCGGAGATTGTCGTGCACTGCCTGGGTCATTTCTTCGCGGGAAAAGGCCGGAAACCATGATGCATCGCTGCCGCGCAGGGCACCGATCTTGGTGACGATAACGAGATCGTCGCGGTAAGGATGGAGCGCCTCGCGGATCAGCCGGTTGGTGACATGCGGGCCATAGAAGTCGCTTGTGTCGATGTGGTTGACGCCGGAAGCAACCGCTTCCCGCAATACCGCCACCGCCATATCGTGATCCTTCGGCGGGCCGAACACGCCGGGGCCTGCAAGTTGCATGGCGCCATAGCCGAGCCGTTTGACGCGGCGGTCGCCGAGGGTAAAGCTGCCAGATCGTTCGATGTTTGACATGACTATCTCCTTTCAAGATGAAATAGAAATAGATGCCCTCGGAGTGTATGAAAACGGGGTGCAATCCGCACGGGTTGTGCGCAATTGCGAACAGTGGCGAACGGATCGCCTACGAATGGGTTTCGCTCTTCAGCCTTGTTTCGGTGCAGGCTTATCGTTCGCCGGCATATAGTGATCGAAGATCGCTTCCATGTTCTTCTGATAGCTCTTCTGCACTTCCAGGCCACTGTCGAACATGGCGTTGAACATCTCGGTATAGGCGGCCATGTCGACGCCGGGTGTGGCGGGCTTGGCCGGCTTGGCCTTTGGCGCTTCCTTCGGCGGCTCGGAGGGCATCGGGAAGTTGCGCATCATATCCTGGAATGCCTTGGCGAAGGGATTGTCGAGAAAAGGATTGGCGGCGGCGGGCTTTTCGCGCTCGACCTGCTGCGCGCCGAACATCAGTTCCATCGCCTGCGTGAACGGGTTGTCGAAGATGCTCGCCTGCGGCGTCGGCTGCTGCTTCGGTGCAAAGCCGATGGTCTGCAGCCAATTCTGCATCATATCGCCCATCGCCGTATTGAGGAAAGGATTGGCCATCTGAGGCATCTGGCCGCTGGTTTCCTTGAAGAGGCCGCCCATCAGCGTGTCGGCCATGGCGGGGAGCATGCGCTTGTAGATTTCCTGGCCGATGCCGGTCATCTGCGCAGCCTGCTCGGCGATGGCGCGGGACACGTCCTTGGAGCCGAACAGGCGGGCCAGCACGGTGTTGCCGTCGGCAACGCCCTCAGGCGTGAAGGCCTTGCTCATATCCTCGAAATATTTGGCGTAGCTGCCGGAGGTGATGTCCTGCATCACACCCATAAAATTATAGGGGTTCGTCGCGCTGCGCTTGAACCCCGAGGAAAAGGCGGGCATCAGCGCCGCCATGGCTTTCGCTGCCTGTTCCTGCGCGAGATTGAACTGCTTGGCCATCGCCTCCGTGGCGGCGCCGTTCTGTGCCTGCATCATCATGTCGAAGAGTGGCAGCATCGAAGTCCCTTTCCTCGCAATCATGCCGCTTCGGAATCAGAAGGCATGCAATCCTGATAGTATAGCGGGAAAAAAGACGGCGCATACCGGTTTCTGCCGGTGTGCGCCGCAACAATCCAAGCCGAATCCGGCTGTCAGTATTGATATTCCTCGAAGACCGGCTCGACCGATCCGTTCCAGCGGCCGTGATAGAGCATCAAAAGATCATCGGCGAGCGTGCCCTTCTTGGCGAGCACCTCGTCGAGCGGCGCCAGGAAGACCGTTTCGTCCTGGCCATCGCCGTTCACACGGGCGCGGTTCTTCAGGCCGGTGCGGGAAATGCCGACCACTTCGCGTGCCACATCCAGCAGGCTTTGGCCTTTGATGCCGGCCTTCAGGCCTTGCACCGGCACGACATCGCGCAATGCGTTGACCTCTTCGAAAGTCCAGTTCTTGGTGAGCTCATCGGCGGCGGCAAGGGCTGCATCGTCATAGAGCAGGCCGACCCAGAAGGCCGGCAATGCACAGATGCGGCGCCAGGGGCCGCCGTCCGCGCCGCGCATTTCCAGGAAGCGCTTGAGGCGTACGTCGGGGAAAAGGGTGGAGAGATGGTTGGTCCAGTCGCCCATCGTCGGCTCCCAGGCGGCGATCTCGCCCTTCAGCGCGCCGTTCATGAACTGGCGGAAGGTGACATGGGTGCAGTCGTGATAATGTCCGTCACGGACGACGAAATACATAGGAACGTCGAGCGCCCACTTTACGTAGTCTTCAAAGCCGAAATCGTCGCGGAAGGTGAAGTCGAGCAGGCCGCTGCGGCGGTTGTCGGTATCGCGCCAGATGTCGCCGCGCCAGGAGGAGAGGCCGTTCGGCTTGCCTTCGGTGAAGGGCGAGGAGGCAAACAACACTGTCGCCAGCGATTGCAGCTTCATCGATACGCGCATCTTGCGGCGCATGTCCTCTTCCGAAGAGAAGTCGAGGTTCACTTGGATCGTGCAAGTGCGGTACATCATGTCGAGACCCTTCGTGCCGACCTTCGGCATGTAGCGGCTCATAATGTCGTAGCGCGATTTCGGCATGCGCGGCGTCTCGGCCAACGTCCATTTCGGGCTGCCGCCAATGCCGAGGAAGCGGATGCCCATCGGCTCGGCGATTTCGCGCAATGTCGCCAGGTGCTGGTTCGATTCCTTGCAGGTCTGATGGATGGTTTCGAGCGGCGCGCCGGACAGTTCGAACTGGCCGCCGGGCTCTATCGAGATCGCACCCATGCCGGTCGGCTCGCCAAGCCCGATAATATTGTCGCCATCCATGATCGGATCCCAGCCGGACTTTTCCTGCAGGCCCTTCAAGAGCGCGGAAATGCTGGCATCGCCGAAATAAGGCACAGGGCTGTTGTCGGCACGGAAGAACACGAATTTTTCGTGTTCCGTGCCGATGCGGAATTGCTCCTTCGACTTGCTGCCGGCCGCCAAATAGGCCGTCATGTCCGAGACCGAAGAGAGCGGAGTCTGGTCGGTGGTATCGCGCGCCATGGTATTACCTTGATCTCGGAAGGAGGCCCGCGCAAGCCGCAGGCCAATAGGAAGGGTGATTGACGCGGAATGAGGTACGGTGCAAGTGAATTTCTTTCAAGAGCAGTTCAAAAAAATAGGATTTGGGGCCTGGAAGTGACGCTGGGGCGGTAGCCGATATCGGACACGCTTGCACAAGCGTTCAAGACGCCTAGCCACATCGGAAATAGTCTTGCCCCTCTATTGATGACTGAGGGCATACCGATGTTCGAGCTGACCAGCCTTTATCCGATCCTGACGCTGCTTCTGGCGTCCCTGGTCATCATGGGCAGTCCTGGCCCATCCACCATCAGCGCCACGGCAGTCGGCGCCGCCTATGGTTTCCGCCGGTCGATCGGTTACGTCAGTGGTCTCATTGCCGGCACGGTCGTCGTGCTGCTGGCTGTCGCGGTCGGCGTCGTCGCAATCCTGTTCTCGGTGCCGTATGGCGCGTCGGCGCTAACCGTCGTCTCCACCGTGTATATCGTCTATTTGGCCTTGAGGATCGCCATGGCTCCGCCGCTCGCCCGCCGCGGTGATCAGGCCGTCACGCCCGCTTTCACCGGCGGCTTTCTGCTGGCGGTCGCCA comes from the Rhizobium sp. NXC24 genome and includes:
- a CDS encoding ABC-F family ATP-binding cassette domain-containing protein, which translates into the protein MPASITLSNLSWSTPDGRPLFSNLDLSFGAERAGLIGRNGVGKTTLLKLIGREWQPQSGAISFSGSLGILRQSVQVEAGETVADLFGATEALAVLCRAEAGEATAEELAAADWTLEMRIATALDRAGLAAAPESRLEALSGGQRTRAGLAALIFTNPDFLILDEPTNNLDRDSRKAVIELLANWRAGAIVVSHDRELLDTVDAIVELTSLGATRYGGNWSQYRERKTLELAAAEHDLADAEKRVAEVARSAQATLERQARRDGAGKRKAAKGGIPRIMLGGLKERSEMTGGENARLAEHRRARALEDAAAARERIEILQPLSVRLPPTGLPANKVVLKMDGVTAGYRPGQPIISDLSFDITGPDRIAVTGQNGSGKTTLLGLISGELQPWAGTIRVMTSVSMLDQRVSLLDPSLSIRDNFRRINAQADENACRAALARFMFRADAALQIVSTLSGGQLLRAGLACVLGGPAPPSLLILDEPTNHLDIDSIAAVEAGLRAYDGALLVVSHDEVFLEGIKISRRLELPAGLSREISVVE
- a CDS encoding LysE family transporter — translated: MFELTSLYPILTLLLASLVIMGSPGPSTISATAVGAAYGFRRSIGYVSGLIAGTVVVLLAVAVGVVAILFSVPYGASALTVVSTVYIVYLALRIAMAPPLARRGDQAVTPAFTGGFLLAVANPKAYLAIAAVFAGVSLFKDQRTLDVVIKITLLSMMIVVIHLCWLLVGTSLSRFLQNPTISRIVNIFLAATLIVTTALALAG
- a CDS encoding aldo/keto reductase family oxidoreductase, with translation MSNIERSGSFTLGDRRVKRLGYGAMQLAGPGVFGPPKDHDMAVAVLREAVASGVNHIDTSDFYGPHVTNRLIREALHPYRDDLVIVTKIGALRGSDASWFPAFSREEMTQAVHDNLRNLGLDVLDVVNLRIMFDIHHPAEGSIEAPLTILADLQRQGLIRHIGLSHVTAKQVAEGQGITEIVCVQNQYNLAHRDDDAFIDELARDGIAYVPFFPLGGFTPLQSSTLSDVAARLGATPMQVALAWLLQRAPNILLIPGTSSLEHLRQNLATAELVLPDHEIAELDRIASVGAA
- a CDS encoding alpha/beta fold hydrolase → MAKQIIFVQGAGEGVHARWDSKLVASLERELGETYAVRYPQMPGEDDPDYAAWRAELISEFDLLEDGAILVGHSIGGTILIHVLAEQPPKFRPGGLFLIAAPFIGEGGWPSDDMDDRKDFSERLPPGIPVYLYHGADDDIVPTAHVHLYAKALPHAVVRVFEGRDHQLDNDMSDVARDIRLLD
- a CDS encoding dienelactone hydrolase family protein, whose amino-acid sequence is MATVILFHSVYGLRPLELDAVERLQAAGHKAFAPDLYDGWVASSIDEGFELKDEIGWPTICERAEWAMAGLPPSTVLGGFSMGAAVAASLWPKRLQTAGVLFLHSIAQIPENAREGSPIQVHLADPDRFEPAEDVAAWRSAAARSKLAADVFTYPGAGHLYTDASLPDYDAKAADLTWSRVIHFLDAL
- a CDS encoding glutamate--cysteine ligase, encoding MARDTTDQTPLSSVSDMTAYLAAGSKSKEQFRIGTEHEKFVFFRADNSPVPYFGDASISALLKGLQEKSGWDPIMDGDNIIGLGEPTGMGAISIEPGGQFELSGAPLETIHQTCKESNQHLATLREIAEPMGIRFLGIGGSPKWTLAETPRMPKSRYDIMSRYMPKVGTKGLDMMYRTCTIQVNLDFSSEEDMRRKMRVSMKLQSLATVLFASSPFTEGKPNGLSSWRGDIWRDTDNRRSGLLDFTFRDDFGFEDYVKWALDVPMYFVVRDGHYHDCTHVTFRQFMNGALKGEIAAWEPTMGDWTNHLSTLFPDVRLKRFLEMRGADGGPWRRICALPAFWVGLLYDDAALAAADELTKNWTFEEVNALRDVVPVQGLKAGIKGQSLLDVAREVVGISRTGLKNRARVNGDGQDETVFLAPLDEVLAKKGTLADDLLMLYHGRWNGSVEPVFEEYQY
- a CDS encoding LysR substrate-binding domain-containing protein, producing MAAPLDIDQLQTFIAIVDSGSFTKAADRVFKTQSAVSMQMRRLEERVGKQLFIKDGRGNRLTAEGEKLLNYARRIIRLNNEAIAAFDDNRLEGTLRIGTPDDYADRYMPEIIGRFAKTHPNVELYIVCEPSVDLAERMHRGELDIALVTHNPRERMSDVVRTEPLCWVGSANHPLRDDAPIPLAVGRRDCQWRQLACSALDAGGRDYQILFTSWSCTVVAAAVLAGMAVSVMPESALRTGMKVLSQADGFPPLPPVQIGIMKRPGLSVSLMNAITAHISACLDNITPAAVDDDLEGDVKTFTRYYPRLRAGHILPGW
- a CDS encoding DUF1127 domain-containing protein, translating into MRTTDQTLHLGHARPSLPLTARLTLAFHKMASVWRALRNRREINYLSELNDSQLMDIGLTRLDVTLALNTSTFFEDPSSHLTNSARRRTRFFGLTR
- a CDS encoding DUF937 domain-containing protein — protein: MLPLFDMMMQAQNGAATEAMAKQFNLAQEQAAKAMAALMPAFSSGFKRSATNPYNFMGVMQDITSGSYAKYFEDMSKAFTPEGVADGNTVLARLFGSKDVSRAIAEQAAQMTGIGQEIYKRMLPAMADTLMGGLFKETSGQMPQMANPFLNTAMGDMMQNWLQTIGFAPKQQPTPQASIFDNPFTQAMELMFGAQQVEREKPAAANPFLDNPFAKAFQDMMRNFPMPSEPPKEAPKAKPAKPATPGVDMAAYTEMFNAMFDSGLEVQKSYQKNMEAIFDHYMPANDKPAPKQG